Sequence from the Sphingobacteriaceae bacterium GW460-11-11-14-LB5 genome:
TTCTTTTGTTCTGAAGGACGTTGAACTGTTAAAATTCCGTCTTCCTGACTTACAGTGATATCTGAATCTACTGCTTGTGTTAATTCACCTTTAGGACCTTTTACAGTTACTACGTTATCTTTTGATACGGTAATTGTAACACCTGCAGGGATTGTAATTGGGGCTTTTCCTATTCTTGACATTGTGCTGTTCTCCTAATATTAATAAACGTGACACAATACCTCACCACCAATGTTTAATTTGGCTGCTTCTTTATCGGTCATTACACCTTTAGAAGTAGATAAGATTGCGATACCTAAACCGTTTAATACTCTTGGCATATTTTCAACACCAGCATAGTTTCTCAAACCTGGTTTACTTACTCGCACTAATGTACGAATAGCAGGAACTTTAGTAATTGGATTGTATTTCAAAGCAATTTTAATGGTGCCTTGAACTGTAGTATCTTCAAACTTGTAGTTCGCGATGTAACCTTTGTCAAAAAGAACTTTAGTAATTTCTTTTTTAAGGTTTGATGCAGGAATTTCTACAACACGGTGGTTGGCCTTAATGGCATTCCTTACTCTTGTTAAATAATCTGCTATTGGATCTGTATTCATTTTTTATTATTTGTGGTAGTGGTTTCCTGTCACCACCCGGCGATGGGACCTGCTACCGGTTAAAATTCTTTTTTAGTATAGAAATAAGTATCAAGTAATAAGATACAAGTATCAAGTCCCATATGGTCCTGATACTTGCTACTCTATACTTGATACTCAGTACTAGTACTTTATATTACCAAGATGCTTTTTTAACACCTGGTATTTTACCGTCTAGTGCCATCTGGCGGAACGTTACCCTTGAAATACCAAAGGTACGCATATATCCACGAGGGCGACCAGTTAATTTACAACGGTTGTGTAAACGTACCGGAGATGAGTTTTTAGGTAATTTATCTAAACCCTCGAAATCTCCTGCAGCTTTTAATACTGCACGTTTTTCAGCGTATCTAGCTACCAATTTTTGGCGCTTAACTTCGCGTGCTTTTACACCTTCTTTTGCCATTATTCTGCTGTTTTTTGATTTTTAAATGGTAATCCGAATTGTTTCAATAACTCAAGCGCTTCAACGTCAGATTTTGCCGAAGTTACGAAAGTTATATCCATACCTAAAATTTTATTGATTTTATCGATATTAATCTCAGGGAAGATGATTTGCTCAGTAACACCTAATGTATAGTTACCTTTTCCATCAAATCCTTTATCATTGATACCTTTGAAATCGCGGATACGAGGCAAAGCTACAGAGATCAAACGATCTAAGAACTCGTACATGTTGTTATCGCGTAAAGTAACACGTACACCTACCGGCATACCTTTACGTAATTTAAAGTTAGAGATATCTTTCTTTGAATTAGCCGGAACCGCTTGCTGACCAGTAATGGTAGTCAACTCAACGATCGTGGTATCCATAATCTTTTTATCTGTAACAGAAAAACGACCAACACCCTGATTGATACAGATTTTTTCCAATTTAGGAACCTGCATTACAGTTTTGTACTGAAATTTTTCTTTTAGTGCATTTACAACTTCTTCTTTGTATTTGCTTTTTAATCTAGGTGTAGCCATTATTTAATCTCCTCTCCTGAAATTTTAGCAACTCTAACTAATTTACCATCTGCGTTAAGTTTACGACCTACGCGGGTAGCTTTACCAGATTTTGGATCAACCAACATCAAGTTAGAAATGTGAAGAGCAGCTTCTTTTTTAATAATACCACCGTTTGGATTAGCAGCATTTGGTTTAGTATGTTTAGATACTAAGTTAATGCCTTCCACAATGGCTCTGTTTTTATCTATAAGTACTGAAAGTACTTTTCCTTGTTGACCTTTTGAATCGCCAGCAATGACTTTAACTAAATCTCCTGTGCGGATTTTAAGTTTTGATGGTGTATTTACTTTGTTTCCCATTTTATAATACCTCCGGTGCTAATGATACAATTTTCATGAATTGTTTTTCACGTAGTTCTCTCGCAACCGGGCCAAAGATACGTGTACCTCTTGGCTCATCCTGTGCGTTCAATAATACAGCAGCATTATCGTCAAAACGGATATAAGAACCATCTTTACGACGGATTTCTTTTTTAGTTCTTACAACAACTGCTTTAGAAACTGTACCTTTTTTAATGTTACCTGAAGGTAACGCGCTTTTTACGGTAACAACTACTTTATCACCAATTGAAGCATAACGTTTGCCGGTTCCACCTAGCACGCGAATTACTAATACTTCTTTTGCGCCGCTGTTATCAGCAACGTTTAATCTCGATTCCTGTTGTACCATCTTATTTAGCTCTTTCTAAAATTTGTACCAATCTCCAGTTCTTGTTTTTACTCAAAGGACGAGTTTCCATAATTAATACTGTATCACCGATACCGCATTCGTTTTTCTCGTCGTGAGCCATAAATTTGGTAGTTTTCTTTACGAACTTACCATAAATCGGGTGTTTTACTTTACGTTCCACGCTCACTACAACAGATTTATCCATCTTGTTGCTTACCACTAACCCGGTTCTTGTTTTTCTTAATTGTCTTTCCATGTCGACTCTCAAATTATTTAGTTTCAGTAGCTGACTCAGTGTTTTTCACTTTAGTCAACTCAGTGTTTAAACGGGCTATGTCTTTCCTTACTTTTGCAATGCGTGAAGGATTTTCGATAGCTGAAATAGTGTGAGCGAACTTCAATTTTGATAAGTTCTCTTTTTCTTCCGCAATCTTAGCTACTAATTCTTCTTTTGAAAGCCCTGTGATTTCTGAATTTTTCATTTTTCTTTTTCTTTTACGTTGAGTGTAGCGGTTATAATAAACAAGTATTTACAACATTCACCTCAACACTTTACTATGCTTCTACGTAATCTCTACGTACTACGAATTTGGTTTGGATCGGTAATTTCTGAGCTGCTAAACGCAATGCTTCTTTAGCAACTTCTAAAGGCACACCTTCAGCTTCGAAAATTACACGTCCTGGTCTTACAACTGCTACCCAATATTCAGGAGCACCTTTACCTTTACCCATACGTACCTCAGCAGGTTTCTTAGTTACTGGTTTGTCCGGGAATATCCTGATCCATACTTGACCTTCACGTTTCATGAAACGTGTTACGGCAATACGGGCAGCCTCTATCTGGCGACTTGTGATCCAAGTAGCTTCTAAAGATTTGATACCGAAAGATCCGAATGCTAATTCAGCTCCACGAGAAGCTAAACCCTTCATTCTGCCTTTTTGCATCTTCCTGAACTTCGTTCTTTTTGGCTGTAACATTTTATTTTGTTCTAATCGTTAAACGATGTTAATAAATCAATTATTTACGAGGACCTCTGTTAGCGCCTGCGCCACCACCTCTGTTTGCACCACCCTGGCCTGGACCACGACCACCGCCTTGGTTTCCACCACGTCTGTCGTTACCACCGCCACGGTTATCTCTTCCACCACCACGGTTGTCTCTTCCACCGAAAGCTGGTTTATCTGACTGGCCTTTTGGACCGTTGTTTGCTGCACCAATGTTTGGAGACAAATCACGTTTTCCATAAACCTCACCTTTACAGATCCACACTTTAACACCTATTTTACCATAAGTAGTTAAGGCTTCAGCTAAAGCGTAGTCGATATCAGCACGGAAGGTATGCAAAGGCACTCTTCCTTCTTTGTACTGCTCAGTACGTGCCATCTCAGCACCACCTAAACGACCAGAAGTCATGATTTTGATACCTTCAGCACCCATACGCATGGTTGATGCGATAGAAGATTTCATTGCTCTACGGAATGAGATCCTTGCTTCTAATTGTTTTGCAACACCTTCTGCAACTAATTGTGCATCAAGTTCCGGGCGTTTAATTTCGAAGATGTTAATTTGAATTTCCTTTTTAGTTAATTTCTTTAACTCTTCTTTAATTTTATCAACCTCAGCACCTGCTTTACCGATTACGATACCTGGACGAGCTGTGTGGATAGTTACCGTGATACGTTTTAACGTACGCTCGATTACTACTTTTGCAACACCGCCTTTAGCGATACGGGCAGAAAGGTATTTTCTTATTTTCTCATCTTCAACTAATTTATCGGAGTAGTTGTTGCCACCGAACCAGTTAGAATCCCATCCTTTGATGATACCTAACCTGTTACCTATTGGATTTGCTTTTTGTCCCATTTCCTAAAATTAGTTTTGAGTTGTTTCTGTACTTTTACTATCTACAATCAGCGTTACGTGGTTAGAACGTTTACGAATTCTATATCCACGGCCTTGAGGAGCTGGACGTAAGCGTTTTAACTGACGGCCACCATCAACCATAACTGTTTTTACAAAAAGTTGGTTTTCTTCAGGGCGAGCACCTTCATTTTTAGATTCCCAGTTTTTGATAGCAGATAATAATAATTTCTCAACTCTTATTGCTGCTTCTTTATTGGTAAACTTTAAAATGCTTAATGCTTTTTCTACACGTTCACCTCTGATAAGATCTACAACCAAACGCATCTTACGCGGTGAGGTTGGACAATTGTTTAATTTTGCTATTGCTTCCATTGTCTAATTATTTTTTCTTTTCAGCGTGTCCTCTGAATGTTCTGGTTGGAGCAAATTCTCCCAACTTGTGACCAACCATGTTTTCTGTTACGTACACAGGGATAAATTTATTTCCGTTGTGTACAGCAAATGTATGATTCACGAAATCTGGTGATATCATTGATCTGCGAGACCAAGTTTTGATTACAGACTTTTTGCCTGAATCATTCATAGAGTTTACTTTTTTCTCTACGTTATGGTCAATATAAGGTCCTTTTTTTATCGAACGAGCCATTATTTCTTCCTTCTCTCTATGATGTAACGATTAGAATATTTTTTAAGTTCTCTGGTTTTGTAGCCTTTAGCTAAAATACCATTTCTTGAACGTGGGTGACCACCTGATGATCTACCTTCACCACCACCCATTGGGTGATCTACCGGGTTCATCGCTACCGGTCTAGTTCTCGGACGACGGCCCAACCAACGTTTACGACCAGCTTTACCTAATACTTCGTTTGCGTGATCTGAGTTAGATACTGCACCGATAGTAGCCAGACAAGTAGTCAGGATTAAACGGGTTTCGCCTGAAGGCATTTTCAAAGTAGCATATTTACCATCGCGGGCAGCTAATTGTGCGTAAGCACCTGCACTACGAGCTAATTGTGCTCCTTTTCCAGGGTGAATCTCCACGTTGTGGATGATAGAACCTAATGGAATGTTCGATAATTTTAAAGTGTTACCTACTTCTGGTGCTGCTTTGTCGCCGGATAATAATACCGAACCAACTTGCAATCCTTCAGGAGCGATGATATAACGCTTCTCGCCATCTG
This genomic interval carries:
- a CDS encoding 30S ribosomal protein S19 — encoded protein: MARSIKKGPYIDHNVEKKVNSMNDSGKKSVIKTWSRRSMISPDFVNHTFAVHNGNKFIPVYVTENMVGHKLGEFAPTRTFRGHAEKKK
- a CDS encoding 30S ribosomal protein S17, which encodes MERQLRKTRTGLVVSNKMDKSVVVSVERKVKHPIYGKFVKKTTKFMAHDEKNECGIGDTVLIMETRPLSKNKNWRLVQILERAK
- a CDS encoding 50S ribosomal protein L22 encodes the protein MEAIAKLNNCPTSPRKMRLVVDLIRGERVEKALSILKFTNKEAAIRVEKLLLSAIKNWESKNEGARPEENQLFVKTVMVDGGRQLKRLRPAPQGRGYRIRKRSNHVTLIVDSKSTETTQN
- a CDS encoding 50S ribosomal protein L2, whose product is MGLRKFKPVTPGTRFRVGASFTEITATKPEKSLVVSSKKSGGRNNTGKMTMRYMGGGHKKSYRLIDFKRDKFDIPATVATVEYDPNRTARIALLHYADGEKRYIIAPEGLQVGSVLLSGDKAAPEVGNTLKLSNIPLGSIIHNVEIHPGKGAQLARSAGAYAQLAARDGKYATLKMPSGETRLILTTCLATIGAVSNSDHANEVLGKAGRKRWLGRRPRTRPVAMNPVDHPMGGGEGRSSGGHPRSRNGILAKGYKTRELKKYSNRYIIERRKK
- a CDS encoding 30S ribosomal protein S14, which codes for MAKEGVKAREVKRQKLVARYAEKRAVLKAAGDFEGLDKLPKNSSPVRLHNRCKLTGRPRGYMRTFGISRVTFRQMALDGKIPGVKKASW
- a CDS encoding 30S ribosomal protein S8 — encoded protein: MNTDPIADYLTRVRNAIKANHRVVEIPASNLKKEITKVLFDKGYIANYKFEDTTVQGTIKIALKYNPITKVPAIRTLVRVSKPGLRNYAGVENMPRVLNGLGIAILSTSKGVMTDKEAAKLNIGGEVLCHVY
- a CDS encoding 50S ribosomal protein L5; this encodes MATPRLKSKYKEEVVNALKEKFQYKTVMQVPKLEKICINQGVGRFSVTDKKIMDTTIVELTTITGQQAVPANSKKDISNFKLRKGMPVGVRVTLRDNNMYEFLDRLISVALPRIRDFKGINDKGFDGKGNYTLGVTEQIIFPEINIDKINKILGMDITFVTSAKSDVEALELLKQFGLPFKNQKTAE
- a CDS encoding 50S ribosomal protein L16, whose translation is MLQPKRTKFRKMQKGRMKGLASRGAELAFGSFGIKSLEATWITSRQIEAARIAVTRFMKREGQVWIRIFPDKPVTKKPAEVRMGKGKGAPEYWVAVVRPGRVIFEAEGVPLEVAKEALRLAAQKLPIQTKFVVRRDYVEA
- a CDS encoding 30S ribosomal protein S3 — its product is MGQKANPIGNRLGIIKGWDSNWFGGNNYSDKLVEDEKIRKYLSARIAKGGVAKVVIERTLKRITVTIHTARPGIVIGKAGAEVDKIKEELKKLTKKEIQINIFEIKRPELDAQLVAEGVAKQLEARISFRRAMKSSIASTMRMGAEGIKIMTSGRLGGAEMARTEQYKEGRVPLHTFRADIDYALAEALTTYGKIGVKVWICKGEVYGKRDLSPNIGAANNGPKGQSDKPAFGGRDNRGGGRDNRGGGNDRRGGNQGGGRGPGQGGANRGGGAGANRGPRK
- a CDS encoding 50S ribosomal protein L29 → MKNSEITGLSKEELVAKIAEEKENLSKLKFAHTISAIENPSRIAKVRKDIARLNTELTKVKNTESATETK
- a CDS encoding 50S ribosomal protein L24; translation: MGNKVNTPSKLKIRTGDLVKVIAGDSKGQQGKVLSVLIDKNRAIVEGINLVSKHTKPNAANPNGGIIKKEAALHISNLMLVDPKSGKATRVGRKLNADGKLVRVAKISGEEIK
- a CDS encoding 50S ribosomal protein L14; amino-acid sequence: MVQQESRLNVADNSGAKEVLVIRVLGGTGKRYASIGDKVVVTVKSALPSGNIKKGTVSKAVVVRTKKEIRRKDGSYIRFDDNAAVLLNAQDEPRGTRIFGPVARELREKQFMKIVSLAPEVL